The window TAGGTTATATACTTAGAAGCGTGTGAAAGTGGAAGCATTTTTGAAGGCATACTACCCGAGGATCTTAACATATACGCAACTACAGCATCGGGTGCTGAAGAAAATAGTTTTGGAACATATTGTCCCGGGATGAATCCTGCTCCCCCAGCCGAGTATATAACATGTTTGGGAGATCTATATAGTGTTTCTTGGATGGAAGACAGGTATCTTTTGTTTCAACTCCCTGTTTTAAGCTAATGTTAATTAATTCTCTATATCCATCTTTAATGTCCACAACTTGGTTCCGTTTTATGTTATATGAATGAATGTGTATAGATCCTAATTGAACTTTTTTGTGCATGGTTGGCATCAGTGAGACTCATAACCTGAAGAAAGAATCACTTGAACAACAATTCGACAAGGTTTGGCTAAGGTCAAATAATGTGGCATTTGTTTTATCAAATACATATGTGCTTGTGACGATTCAAAGTTGGTTTAATTTTGTATGCAGGTGAAAAAGAGGACATCTAATTCTTTTACTTACAACTCAGGTTCACATGTGATGGAATATGGAACCAAAGACATCAAACCCGAGAAGGTCTATTTGTATCAAGGGTTTAATCCTGAAACGATAAACCTCCCCGCCAACCAGATTCACTTTGAAAACATGTACGGTACTGTAAATCAACGAGATGCCGATCTTGTATTCTTGTGGCAAAGAGTAAGTAATCATTATCAATTTTGTCTTTGTTGCTTATTAGATACGTAATGTTTCCTTTTGGTATATTATTAAAAGTACTTGTATTAGCATAAATTAgttaactatacatatatatttcaAACTTATTTGTTTAGTACAAGAAGTCGTCATCAGAAAGACCCAAAGTTCTTAAAGAGATAACAGAGACATTGAGACACAGGGGGCATTTGGATCGTAGCATTGACACGATTGGGGTGcttctttttggaccacaaaacggCCGATATATCCTCAATGCGTCAAGAGGTCGTGGCCTGCCTCTGGTTGATGACTGGGACTGTCTCAAATCCACGGTATATTCCACTACTTGTATACAAAATGTACATTTCATACATTATGTCACACATAACATTTTGCTATTTAATGGTATACTCGCAATTAATTAATATTGGTTTTGTTTAAGGCCCGTTTATTTGAAAAGCATTGTGGATTGCTGACTCAGTATGGCATGAAACACATGCGAGCTTTTGCAAACATTTGCAATAATTTGGTTGAGAAAGACACAATTGAGCAAGTGTTCATTGCTACGTGTAGCGGGAAGAACATGGGACAATATGTTAGCTTTGGGACTTATAGCGTTTGATCTTAATATCTTTGTGGCTGTTCTTATGTAGGCTTTATTTACAACATCATCGTGCTTGGCAGTGTTTAAAACTTCTACGATTTTACATGTCTCTTGAAAATAAACATCCTACGTGAATATACCTTGCAAGTTGTAGCACAGAAAGTTGGTTCTAGGTTGTTTGCTATGTACTGTATTAGATTAGGTGATGGGTCAAATTTTTAAGGTTCATTTAAATTACGTGCAAGGTCCAAACTCTGACCATCTATATGAAATACCTGAATTGAACTTTTATATAACTCGATGTCTCTTTAAGACGCCCAGTAAGGTCATAAGTTTATGAAACTAATTTTATGGTCCCTTAACAGGGttctaataaaataaaaataaagagcaAATGACCCGAAAAGGTAACTTATAATATCAAATTTGACAATAAAGGTAATATGGCTTTTTCATATGCCCGAAAAGGATTACATATTTAATTTAGCACGGAAAAGACCCGTGATTTGAAAAGGTGTGAAATTAAGGGTAAGATTGTCAAATTCATTAACGATAGTTGGTTAAAAATACACGGTTAGTCCCTAAAGTTTGTTAAAAAATTGCACCTAACGTCCTCTGTCATCTTCATTCCCATTATCATCTTCATCCTTTTCATTATCAACCACTCTCATCCTTTATTAGCAATCTATATGAGTaaatattttaacttttaatatattttgagagGCATGATACTCTTTCCATCTCAATATAATAGTTCACGTTTTTTAGCTATCTCGATTTAATAGTTCATTTTAAACAATATGGTGAATTTCTTTTGTACCATTTTTAAACTATGTTTTTCATCTATGTATGTACTAAATTTGGACGGGAGACTATTTTGTATTTTGTAGATTTTCTCAACTTTCATCAATAAGCTATCTCTAAGACTCTAAGGGATAAATATAGGTTGATTTAAGAATTTCAAAATTTAAATCTTTAATCTTAAATATACAAGAAATAGAACTTTAAATTGACAAAAATCATACCAAACATTTTTACAAATTAGTTAAAGAGAAACTTATCATATCGGTAAACCCACTAGGTAGATATTAGAAGATGGTCTCAAAAGTAAAATAATAGTGGAGCATGCAATCATAACAATTTGGTAAGCATTGTGGAGCAATCACCTTCTACATCATTGATGACTCTTGTATCATTTGGAACCAACCTTAAtgcccattttcttttgttgccttgCCATTACCAATTTTCTTGACAACGAAATCCAAAGGTATTCCCAACTTCAtcctttatatattatatttttcttaCGTAATATTATTATCCTACTAGTTTATAAAAGTATCTTAAACAAATCTCCATCACTTGAATTAATAATTAAGTGAAGTTGTGGTTTTAACAAATTTTGTGACTATATATAAAGCACTTTGTGTATGTTTCCCTTCTTTAGTCCATCTTTGATCATCAAATCATTAAATTAAATTTTCTCAAAATGTTGTTGTCTTGGTATTTGGTTCTGAAGCTTAGTTGTGTGGTGCTAATCTTGACTACACCATCCTTATTGGAAGGTAGTCGGTCACTTGACGAATCACTAGAGAGGAGCACAACGTGGGCGGTCCTTGTTGCTGGTTCAAAAGAATACTACAATTATAGGCACCAGGTTAACTATGTAATAGTAGTACATATATACATCTAGTTATAATTATATTTTCAGATGTATATGTCAACATAATATATGTAAACATAATATATGTAAACATACCGTACTTAATATCTTAAAATAGTAtatcattttattatataaatatgtcAGGCTGATGTTTGTCACGCGTATCAAATCCTAAAAAGAGGTGGATTGAAAGATGAGAACATCATAGTGTTCATGTACGACGATATTGCAAATCATGAGGATAACCCAAAGCCCGGAGTAATAATCAATAAACCTAAAGGTCATGACGTCTACGCCGGGGTGCCTAAGGTATTGATATAGAGTTAATATTCATATATGACAACATTAGCCCAACAATTATGGACCACTCATTATTTAAAAATTCCAAATATTTCTCACCATTTTTCTCTTTAATCGCTTTTTGTGATTATTTGATTGACTGAAATTATTCTCACCAAAATTAAAATGAGAACGATCTCATATAAGTGTTATCTTATACGGGGTGTGTGTGTTCCTCACAAAATTACAAGTGTTTagaaatatttataaattataaatgaatagctggtggaacccattgtgttatctTCCTATTTAAGAGCCATTAATTTTGTAGTAGAAAACAAAAATTATTCCAAACTTATATTAGTGGGAGATTCGAATATAGTGTGGCGTGGGACCAACAcgtaattattatatatttttaattcttatatattacataatattatataataattatattaaataatatataatattatatattatatatagtatatatatatatattatatagtatatatattatatattacatattatactaggttttgagcccgtgcgatGCACGGCTGCTCAAAAAACGGTTTTATATCGACCTGTTGTTTTCGATAACTACATATTGATAACAAAAACAAACACTAAGAAAAAGTGAGGTAAAAACTAACTTACATAGTTATGGTAAAAGTGAGATAAGTTTTTGTTTGACAAACTCTTCGGTATACACGTTCCTTTTTTAatctatatattcaatatttatatttatttattttattcgttTTATTTTATTAATCCTCTTTTCAGTtaatgtttttttatttatttatttattaattatggaTTAATTGTAATTAGAAAATTTGAGGAATTGACATGTGTAAAATTCACTTGTCATCATTCCCTATAATTACTCTATGTTGACAACTATGCTTTAACACACtttttttatataagtatatatatatatatatatatatatatatatatatatatatatatatatatatatatagggtagtgtTCCCATAAAAATGTTCTTATTTTAAGAAATAGTGAGAACACTTGTTACCCACATATTTATTTACTCTCACATTTACAGAAACTCAAAATAAAGGGTACAATAGGGATTTTTCCTTCTACCCTTTAATCTCACGTActttatctttttcttattttccaGAAAAGGGATGATAAATACTGAGTTCAATCCAATCTATTATCCTCTTTAGTACGTACAAATTTTGCTAACATACTTCAATAAATTTTTTTAATGGCGCTAACATTCTTCAATATTTGGGATGCAAACATCAATACCCCTAGACATTGGAAGTTGTGATGTGGttcagcggttggtggcctgcctcctttaggggaggtcaggagttcgacccccgttggctacatattaaaaaacacaatttcatctctgccatgaagtatccacccatggcacctttctcATATCGTTTTGGGGGGggaggggaggggggttttacttggccgtgcccagtgttgtaaatctccttatttctgcCCGAGATCTCTTTTTTGGAAGGCGATCGAGACGAGATtaccatctcccgagatttctcggtcaacggggtcaaacttggtcaaagccacgtTTTTTCAAATTTTCTTGTTCATTTCTCAGATTTTCTTTTAAAATCTCGTAATATCTCAGATTTTCTCCCACATTTCTCGTATTttgttgtaaaatctcgtaaaaatgtatataaatacatttatgtatatttatattaaaaaaactataaagtgaacgtaagtcaacgtccgagatctccccgagatctttccgagatgccgagatctccccaaaaatgtccaaacgagatctccccgagatccgagttctccaaccttgggcgtgcccttggatcggtttcaaggttttctCACTGGCAgtaatgggggcggggttattatcgctgcatcggtatAGTCAAAacaggagatgatcgcaacgggtgattTAGTCCTTCTCGGGTGATCTCAATcgatgttcaaaaaaaaaaaaaaaaaaaaaaaccatagaCATTGAATTCAAGTTACTGCATTTAAATAATTTTGGATGCGTCTAAAATGGAAATGATTCATCCCAATTTTATAGTAGTTTTATTTACATGCATCAATGTATTAGGTATAAATTGATGATGAAATGCAACAAAATGAATTCATGCATCCATAATACTAACAATGGACGATAAATATTAGTTAGGATGTGTTGAATATGAATATGAGTTGGAGCatcaatataaaataaaatatgtcGAATATGATTTGGTGCATCAAATAAAATAGAATGCGTTGAATTAGAAACAACATGTTATGCAATTAATTTACCGGTTTATTTCAATAACAAATTTCATGATTATTGATACTTCGATACATGAATTCAAATGGATGTATAAAGATGTTTTTTATTGAAATCGAAATAAAAGATAATGGGACTATATTTTAGGAAGCAGTTACCATATCAAAAATTTAAAACCGTCTGATGGGTTATTAATACAATAATTACGACACaccctttttatttctttttcaattatatattatttctaattatttaaattaaatatgtggTTTAGAAGTGTTCTGACTATACTTTAAAATGAGAATGTTCTcatttgaacacacacacacacacacacacacacacacatatatatatatatatatatatagttaatattaaaattttataatgataatgtcattattaggttaattcatttgttaagaaaaaatcaaaaagaaaaaaatataagcatggtgggtgatgtcattaatctaaataattttgaattaaaattaaataattttgaattattttagttaattattttgaattgaatacgagaatgtataaaagctaggtagaaggaaatcaattctaaatttatattttaatttacacttttaaaataaaataacaaccaatattttctcttatgattggatgtggattgtttaatatgcatcttaggtgtttgatgaaatgttcagctgacgagtttcttagtcggactctgtagttccacgggttattaaactaaataactttagcatttacgttcacttaatacctaaaacatatcattaaactgtttcgtttaaacaaacttgtggttccacggatcatttcactagagtgtgtgtgtgtgtatacatacatatatatatatatatatatatatatatatatatatatatatatatatatatatatatatattttttttttttttttgagaagatCCTTAGAGAACTCATAGAACCTAAGAGTGCTAGCAGTTGTGACCTCAGTCTGTGTACAGACTGAACTCAGTCTTCTATATACTAAGCTCAGTTTGTCACACACTAAACTCATGCTCTATACAGACTTATATTTTGAATGCATATGGTAGATGCATCTATCAAATTCATgcataaaacatcttcaatcagaTCGAATTTACTTCAATAACATCACGGGAACAATCGACAACAATCAAATCGGATTGACATTCAACAATTTCAACATAGTACATAGTTTTGGTTCAAAATAAGATTCAATTATCTCAAAACTCACTTGCTTTCAACCCTAAATTAACCTTTAGCTACAAAGTAATTCAGATTTGCCACACAtgggttttagagagagaagttACAATTAACGAAATGAAGGTTTTAGATGTGCCCTTTAGTTGAAAGAGAAATCGCAGCATCATTTAGTTGAAAAagcaacatcaaaaaccatcaattTGAGAGATTAATACTTTATTAGGTTCATAAATTGTTATAAAAAGTTGTGTATTAGCATCATGAACAAACTTCATGAAAGAAGTATCATCTGAAAGTGCATGAGCATCGAACATACATGACCGTCACTTCGTCGCGCTTTTGTTTTTTTCTTTGGTTCTATGAGTTCTCTCCTATCAAAAGTTCTCTCTGGATCTGAGGATCTATAGAGAACTCATGATAGGAGATAACTTATAGAACTCGAGAGCGCTAGCAGCCGTGACCTCAGTCTGTGTACAGACTGAGCTCAGTCTACCACAAGCTGAACTCATGTTGTATACAGACTTATATTTTGGATGCATATGGTAGATGCTTATCTCAAATTCAAGTCCGAAACATCTTCAATCAGATCGGATTTACTTCAATAACATCATAGGAACATTCGacgatataacgaccctcatttttccattctatatttttccaatattaaaagcccaaacaatataattaaaacttaatgattaaactttaatcaacaattgttaagtgttaagagttagaaaacatattaattaaatttgtacaaaaattgacaagttaataaaagatgaaaataataaactgttagtcgacactcactgctaattaaaatttatgcatttatgtaatattataactaataacctataagtaataaataaaaagtgacatttatataaataataaaacaattgggaactaaatatatacaagtcatgaattagtaaaaaaaaaaataatacttatcatgtagtaaatgtaaaaataataataataataatagtaataataatgagactaaaaaaatattacatccttatgttgactaaaaataaagtataaactagtacatccttatgttgactaattataaactagtactacctattgttgactaaaaattataaaacaaaataaaatcattaattagaacatccttatgttgactaacactctaatacttgcactatataaacactcttagactcctagtttctcattcacaaatcacaccaaaatcctctctcaaaaacaatctctccctttccctctcttgtggtattcgaa of the Rutidosis leptorrhynchoides isolate AG116_Rl617_1_P2 chromosome 5, CSIRO_AGI_Rlap_v1, whole genome shotgun sequence genome contains:
- the LOC139850700 gene encoding legumain-like, with the protein product MADSRVIVLLFVLVTVVTLPAGASTKGGSDHRWRLGWDPLIRSPVDLEQEVDDQLSNGTRWAVLVAGSNGFGNYRHQSDVCHAYQVLKKGGLKDENIVVFMYDDIATSDMNPRRGVIINHPEGADVYAGVPKDYTGENVTVDNLYAVLLGDKSAVKGGSGKVVDSKPDDRIFLFYSDHGGPGVLGMPNMPYLVAKDLVDILKKKHDMGTYKEMVIYLEACESGSIFEGILPEDLNIYATTASGAEENSFGTYCPGMNPAPPAEYITCLGDLYSVSWMEDSETHNLKKESLEQQFDKVKKRTSNSFTYNSGSHVMEYGTKDIKPEKVYLYQGFNPETINLPANQIHFENMYGTVNQRDADLVFLWQRYKKSSSERPKVLKEITETLRHRGHLDRSIDTIGVLLFGPQNGRYILNASRGRGLPLVDDWDCLKSTARLFEKHCGLLTQYGMKHMRAFANICNNLVEKDTIEQVFIATCSGKNMGQYVSFGTYSV